The nucleotide sequence AAGCCTATCACGCCGAAGATCGCCGCGTGTTTTCCAGCGGCCAAATCATCGCCAACCAGATTTGGTTGGTTCCCCACGTTGCGGGCGCCCCGCGATGGTACGTGTCGACCAAGACGCCGGTGACCAATTCACAGCAGCACGTTGTCGGATTGGCCGGCGTGATGTACCCGATCGAAACCCCGGAGGAACAAGCGTCGTTCTTTCGTGAACTGTTGCCCGCGGTCCGACACCTGGATCAGCACTACGCCGAATCGGTGTCGATGTCAGAACTGGCGGAGATGTCGGGACTGTCATCGACGCAGTTCAACACGCGTTTCCGAACGCTCTTTCGGATGACGCCCAGCGAGTACCTTTTGTCACGACGCATCCAAGATGCCCAGGACCGGTTGGTCGGGTCATCCCAGTCCATTGCCGATGTCGGCCTGGCGGTCGGCTTTTTTGACCAGAGCCATTTCACGAAACGCTTTCGCAAGTACACCGGCATGACGCCCAAAGCGTACCGAAAACGTTTTCGCGACGAACGATCGTAGCGACGCGTCGAATCACGCGATCCAACGACGACGACGATTCAATTTCGGATCGTCCAAGACGGCGGTCAGGATGTTGGCGTCTTCGATGATTTGGTAATCGAACATGCCCACGCAGATGAAGTCGGCGCCGTTTTCAAACGCGTATCGGAACCCTTTCTTTGGATGCACCGCACCCGCAGCCAACGTCTTGAAGGCGATCCATGGCTTGTCGATGCTCTCCATGTACTGAATCGTTTCTTCGGGCGTGCGTTCCCAGTAGTTGTCGACGGAGTAATTGTCGATGATCAACTTGTCTTTCTTCTGTTCCGGCTTCCACGACCAATAATCGCGGCAGTGCAGCGTCTTCATATAAAAATCGGCGCCACATCGATGCTGTTCGGCGTCCTGAACGGTTGCCAATTCATGCCCGGCCAAACCCGCCGGTACCCCACGACTTTTGATGTAGTCGATCGTCTTGGCCATCAAGTCGTACTTGCCGGCACGTGCCCAGCGGTCGCCCACGTTTCCCATGATCATGGCGGCCGAAGCACCGTTGTCGATGGCGAAATCAATGTTGCTGCGATAATCATCATCCTGCGGATACACCGGCGCGATCCATTTCATCGTCCCGCCACGTTTCCAGTAATCCTGAAGCAAGGCGACCGGTTCGGGCCGAGCGCTGACCGCGGTGGTGTTGATACCGCATTGTTCACACAACCAGAACGTGTCCAGAACCTTGTTGGACGTGAAGTAATTCTTCAAAAACTGCGACACATAGATCAGATCCCGACTGTGAGCGAACCCGCTGATCAAGTTGCCTCCGCAGATAATACGTCCGATTTCGATGTCACCGATCTTGCCGGCAGGGATGGGCCTTTTCAGCTGGCTCAGATCGGCCGCCTGAGTCACCTTCACGGTTGGTTCACTGTTGCCATCGACGTGTCGACGCAAATCGTCTTCTTCGTGACTTTGCCATCCGTGCTGTTTGGCAATTGCAAACGCCATCGTGCCGATCACGGGAATCGATATCAGATTTTTGACAATGGTTCGCCGCTGTGGCGAATCGGCGGGCGCATCATGATTAACACTGGCTGGAACACTGACACCGGCCGCGTATTTCGCAAACGACTGTCGCACCAGTCGCCAGATGGAAAAGGTCCACGAGGTGGGCGTCGCCGCGATCAGCCCCAACACCATCGCTTCAACCAAGGTTTTGTTGATCAACAAATAGTGGCCTTCGGATGCAAACCCGACGTCGGTCGCGGTCCACGGTGGACGGACAGAGTAATACGTCAACAACAAAACCATGCCAACGGTCGCCGCCAAACGCTGGGCGAACCCGGTCATTAAACACAGTCCGATCAATACCAATGCGGCGATGTTCAAGCCATCGATCCAGGCGACCCAATCGGACGACCGGGCCAAACGCTGCCACATCTCTGCCATCGGTCCCGAAGCCGTTTCCAGATAGCCGGCCGATGTCCATCCCGGCGTCAACCATTTGGCAATGCCTTCATAGGCCAAGTGCCAACCGACCATCAATCCGAGCGCCGTGAAAATCCAACGCTGAGCGGCCGAACAATTGGGTGGTGCGGCCGCGGTTCGGCTGGGCGCGTGTCGATCCGGCAGGGCGCCAGAATTCGTCTCGTGTTCGGCGGCTGACGGACAGCAGGGCGGGGCGGTTCGATCAGAAGCGATTGCCATCGCATCACCTGGGATACCGAGGTCGGGCGGGAACGCCGACCAGTGTGGGCTTTCGCAGCCCTGTTGATGCCAACGTTCCATGGGGCGGGGACCGATCCGACATCACGCGATGATGCCAAACCGATGCCAGACAGTATCGGTGCGACGAACGCACGCCGCGACACGAAAGCGGCGGTGAAGATGTCGCCGCGACAATACGCCCGCCGTCGCGGACGAATGGCGAGAATCATCATCACCCGGGCAATTGGAGTCGCGAAAAGAAATAGACGCGGAGACGCCATGACGCACAGTCGCAAAGAGGACTGACCTGACGCGGATGATTTCCCTTCGCGTCCTTGCGTCCTTGCGTCCTTGCGTCTTCGCGTCTTCGCGTCCTTGCGTCCTTGCGTCCTTGCGTCCTTGCGACTTTGCGTTGATATCGACTTCAGCCAATCGTGAAATTCACCGAAGCGACTTACCGCCGATCAGTTGCTCCAGTCCACGTCGGCGCGGCTTCGCAAGCGATTACTGACGCTCGGGTCGCCCGTGGCGACTTCCAGACGTTCCAAGACACGTTGCATCGGAACCTGCTGCGCTTCGTGAATCAACATCGGCGTGATGCCGAGAATGATCACCGACGTCAGACTGCCTTCGTGAGCCTGCTTGACGCGATTCTCAAGTTGTTGGAGTTCCGCATCGCTGCCGACCAACAGCATCAGCCGTTGCATCCCGCCACAATCCAACAAGCCGGGCCGGACCTTTGCCACCATCGTCTCGGGTCGAACCTGCGCGTCCTTGGAAACATTCGACTGCTGCGCGGTAAAGCTGGCGGTCAGCGTCGGCGACACCAGATCCGAATCGCTGGTCACGTCCTGATCTTGCAAAGAACTCGTTCGTGACAAAGCCAACGTTGCCGGCGTGGTTGTGCTTAACTCCGGTGACAGCGTCTGTTCTTCCGCAGCCGATTCGGTGGCATCCACCGCATTTTTGACCAAGGGCAATGCGGCATCGGAAAGTGTAGACACCAACGTATCGGCATTCATTCCGGGTTGGTTTGATCGCAGCATTGCCAACAACGTTTGGTCGACCATCGACTCGTGCAGTTCCGCCAACAGCGGCTCGAATCGCACCTGCAGTTCACGCGGCATTTCCGACCAGGCGTTCGCGTCGGCTTTTCCGTCGGTCGATGTGGCTTGGATTCCTTCGGCGATCAACACCGCGCGGCCATCCAGCCTGTTCCGCATCGTCTGCAATTGGCTTGCCAGTTCGACGAAGAACTGGTTGGTCAACGATTCCGCTTTCATGGACATGACATGGCGACCGATTTCGCAAGCCATGTTCACCCGTTCGGTGATCGGGTCGTTTCCGGACAGACCGCCATCGATCGCATCAGCGGCCTTCAGCATCGAATCATTGGTCGATTCCGTTTGGGCCAACTCATTGCACCGGTCGATCAATCGGGCGGTGACTTCGATCGCCGAAGTGATGTCCAGTCGTCGGTCGTGCAATCGGACCATGAACTCACGAGAGATCGCAACGACATAGCTGGCGACCAACCGAGACACCGCGTTGGGAATCGTCGCATCGGAAATGCTGGGTTCCAAAAAGTTTCTGATAGCTTGGTCCGACTGCAATGCTTCCTCTGGCAACCGGCGAATCAAGCTCATCAGCCATTCCCGGCGCGAATCATCATCGGCGCGATACATGCCCAGCATGGCATTGCGGATCGCTTCGCGTGTCATCTCGCTTCGTTTGATCAATCGGTCGATCACCGGCTTTGCAAGTTGCTTTGCTTCACCGGGTCGCCCCAGCCATGACAACAGCAAGTGCCGAATCAAAGCGGGCGCAAGCAACTTTTCCTCCAATGCCCGCACCGTCCCCAGTCGGACCGCGCCGACTGATCGAAGATGTGTCGCGGGCATCCCCGCAGTGGCGTCTTCGGTTCCCCGGCGGGCGGCTTCCAACAAATCGTGCGCGCCGTTGGCAGCGGCCCAAAGGTAGTTGACGATCGTTTCACGAGGATCGATCCCTTCCGCTTCGTCCGCCGGTCCGGTGATGACATAAGCGTCGCTTAGCGGTGATCGAGCGGCCGGCAGGCTTTCGAATCCCGCCCCCGCATCACCGGGATAGCTGTTGCCCGGCTTCATGAAGTGTTGCATTTCTTGCAACGTCGCCTGGGTGTCATGCAGCAGCAACGGATTGGCGGGGTTACCGCGCATCGCTGCGGCCGACAGCAAGGAAACAATTTTGCTGTTTTCCAAACCGGCTTGATCCAGCAGATTGCGCAGCAGATGAACCACATCCAAGTACATGCCGCCTCCGGTCCCACCGGACACCGATCCAATCACGTAGACCATCGGAATGCGCTCGCCACAGACCGCGGCCAAGTGATCGATCGCTTCGACCAATGTCCGACGAATCGTTTCGCCGTGATCGACCAGCGCCAGACGCCCCAACGGACGCATGCCTTCGGTTCGTCCGTTTCGGGGAACGTTGTAAATCCAGCGCCGCGAAATGGAACCAAATCGTTGGTGCTGTTCGCGCCGATAGTCCATCGCGGACTTCAACGGTGTGTGCACCAGATGGCATTGCGGAATCAGATCGGAAATCTCCGCCAACTTCGTGGCTTGGATCGTCGCGGCATCGGTATCGATCAATACCGAATGCAAATCCATCGGGCTGGCGGAATATAGTTTGGCAATACGCGACCGCAAATCATGCAGACAGCTTGCTCCGGTGCCTCCCAGCGCAACGACCAACGTATGGCTGGTGATTCGACCGGAGATCGACCGAACCTTGGAATCCAATTGCGGCAAATCTTGAACGCTAGCCGGTTGATTTTGCCCGAAGGACAACGGATCGGTTTGGGCCGAACTTGCTTTCGCGGGCATGCCGCTCGCTGTCGCCGCACGACTTTGCACGTGGCGTAGCGCATCGACGAAATCGGCACACGATTCGAAACGTCGCGTGGGATCCTTTTCCAAAGCCCGGGCCACGATCGGTTGATCACAGGCCGGCAAGGCATTCAGGTTTGGCGAACCATGCACGTGCTGCGTTGCCAGCTGTGCGATCGTCCGTCCATTGAACGGCCGCGACCCGGTCAACAATTCTTGATACATCACCCCAAGACTGTATTGATCGCTGTGCAGGCTGGGGCGGCCGTCAAACACCTCCGGCGGCGCGTACGTCGGCGTCAGACCGCCCACGATGCTGCAATCCGCCTCTCGCAAGTCTTTCAACAATCCAAAGTCGGCGACTTTGACGTGACCGCCGACCAACAGCAGGTTGCCCGGTTTGATGTCCAAGTGTTGCAGTTGGTACTTGCTGTGCAGGTAATCCAGCGCATCGGCCGCATCGTGCAAATAGGCCAACAGTGCTTTCCGCGGAATCCCACAGGATCCCCGATCACAGTGCCGCTTGAACACTTCTTCCAAGGATCCATCGGCCAGTTCCGTCACAATGACCAATTGATCGTTGACAATGCCGAACCGGTCCAGCGTCAACAGGAACGGATGATGGACGCCTTTGATTCGTTCCAACGACTTCAGTTCGCGTGAACCACGGTTTTCGTCCGTGGCACCGAACACAAACTTGACGGCCTTCTTGATTCCCCCAGGCGCATCGGCACGCCAGACTTCGCCGAAGCCGCCTTCGCCGATCTTCTCTTCCAGGACGTAGCCCGAAAACGGCTCGTATCCGGGAGCGATCAAACGAGTGGAATCTGCAGTCTTGGTCATGAGAGCGACTTGAAATAGAAAACGGGGATGAACATTCACCGATCGAGGTGATCGACTACAGTTCGCTGAAGTAGCTCTTGCAGGCCTGGTCCAAGTATTCCGGACGCAGCGTCAGCGGAATCTTTCGATAACGACAGAAATTGGCGACTTGTGTCAACAAATCGCGGGGGTGACATCGACGCAGCGGCCGGCTGCTGCGTTTGTAGTATTCCAGCAAATACTCGGCGGCTTCCGGAGTTTCGGGGAAGCCCAACCGTGAGGCGACGGTTTTCATCAAGATCCGCAGTTCTTGCGGCGACGGGTTGTCCACAAAAATCTTGTAAGGAACGCGACGCAAGAATGCTTCGTCGACCAGATCGTCGGGATTGATGTTGGTCGAAAAGATGATCAGCTGTTCGAACGGGATTTGAATCTTCTTTCCCGTCGGCAGGGTCAAGTAGTCACACTTGTTTTCCAGCGGAACGATCCAGCGATTCAATAATTCCTCCGGTGCAATCCGTTGTCGTCCAAAGTCGTCGATCAACAGACACCCACAGTTGCTTTTCATCTGCAGCGGCGCTTCGCAAATGTTCGAACGGGGATCATGCCGGACTTCCAGGTTGTCCATCACCAATTCACCGCCGACCACAACGGTCGGCCGCTGGATTCGCATCCAACGCCGGTCCCATTCGTCCGCCTTTAAAATCTGCCCGTTGCCTTCGGGTACGGGGGCTTCGCGATGGAAAGCGTCGTCTTGCAGTTTGATCAGGTTGCCGTCATCCAGGATCGCATGGGGGATCCAGATCTCTTGCCCAAGACATCCGGTCAACGACCGTGCAATCGTCGTTTTCCCGTTGCCGGGAGGTCCATACAAGAACAGACCGGTGTTGCTGTTGACCGCCGGACCCAACTGATCCAACAAACTGTTTTGGTAAGAAATGTCCGCCATCGCGGCGGCCAATTGATCGCGATCGATTGGATCCAATCCGGCCGCCTGGGCTTCCACACTAAGACAGTAATCCTGCAGCGGCACCGGCGCCGGGCCGACATAGCTGCAGTGCTGCAGATGAGCCTGCGTTTGCTTTTGGCCCTGTTCGGTCAGCGAGTAGTAGTAGTCATTAAATGGTGCCGGTCGGACGTGCGCCACCAGCTTGCGAGTTCGCAACAGATCCATCAGCGGTTCGACAATGCGAAACGGCAATCCCATACGTTCGGCCGTATTTCGACCGCTGACCGTACCGGCGACGTTGATCGTTTTCAGCGCAAGCGCTTCGATAAAGCTTTCGGACAACCCGGTTTCGGCCAGGCTGGTCGGTTCGGCGGGCCAAAAGGTGTCGTCGCAGAGCAGACTGCCCAGCATCGACGGCTCGAACGATTGCGTTTCTTGGACTAGCACAGGATCGTTGGGTTTGTAGCGAATGTGCGGCTTGTTTGGCGTCGCGCCGACGAGGGCGCAACGCGGGCTATCGGTGAAAGCTAGCTCGCGAATCCAAGTCGCAAGAAATTCTTTCCGATTGACGCTTGTCCACAAACTGCAACCTAGGATTCAGCGATGTGGTCACCCGCCGGTTCGTTATCGAACCCCCTCACGTGCCCCCTGGGTTGGCCCAATACGCATTTGCAATAACCGTCACTATGTCATCCGTTCACAATGCCGCGTTTGATCGACTGTGCCAAAGCACAGCTTGCATCGACGACGTCTGGTTCCTTTGCGGACCCACCAGCGTCGGCGATTCAGTCCGTCATATCGCGATCGACGACGATCCGTTTGTGATCGGCCGAAAGGCCGGCACCGCGCTTCGTCTGCAATTTCGGACGGTCAGCGGAAACCACGCATCGCTGTCGGTGGTCGATGGGCGTTTGATGGTTCGGGATCTGGGCAGCACCAACGGAACCTATCTGAACGGCAAACGGCTGGAATCCGGATTGGAAACCCAGCTGAAAGACGAAGACCTGGTTCACTTTGCCGAAGCGCCATTTCGCATTCGGCGTCAGTCACCGACCGGTGTGACCGCCGGAACAATCAGTGAAAACGTTTGCGACCAAGCTCTGGCCTTGGTGCAGTTTGATCGGCTGATGAGTCAGCGTTTGGTTCGTCCGCATTTTCAACCGATCGTCAAACTGCAGGAAGACGACCAGGTCGGTTTCGAAGTCCTGGGACGCGGCAGCGTGTTTGGATTGGAATCGGTCGGCGCGATGTTCCGCGCGGCGGAGCAATTGAATCTGGAAGTGGAACTGAGCCGTTTGCTTCGCTGGGAAGGGCTGCGAATCGGACGCGACATTCCCGACGATCCAACGCTGTACGTCAACACGCACCCGAAAGAACTGGACAACATCGAAGCACTGATCGCTTCGCTGCCCGCGGTTCGTGAAATGGCGGGCGACATGAACCTGGTGCTTGAGATTCACGAAGCGGCGGTCACCAATCCCGCGGCCATGCAACACTTGCATGCCACCATGAAGGACTTGGGAATCCAATTGGCCTATGACGACTTCGGCGCAGGTCAGGCCAGACTGGCGGAACTGATCGAAGCACGTCCGGAAGTGGTGAAGTTCGACATCTCGCTGATCCGCGGCATCGATTCGGCGGACGATAACCGATTCAAGATGCTGCAGTCGCTGGTCACCATGGTCCAAGACCTGGACATTCGCGCCCTGGCCGAAGGCATTGAAACGCCTGAGGAAGCCCAGGCGTGTCGCGAGATCGGGTTTGAATTGGCCCAAGGCTATCACTTTGGCCGACCATCGCCCGCCTAAACGACGACCATCGCCCGAGTCGGTTTCTTTTCGATCGGGCTCATTCTTTCACGGGAATCAACGGTTCCCTCTTCATCGGTTCCCATCTTTCGGGTGACCGGGCCGGGCCAGGATAATGGGCGGCCATCGCTTGGTTGGATGACAACACCAACAGGCATCATCCAGCGGTTAGAATGTCACTGCCCTCAATGCAGGCAGGCGGTCCTGTGCGGGGCCAGCCCCTTCGCGGGCGATCCTTACCTGGGTGGTCGACCGGCATCGCCCGGTTCGCTTCGCCCGACTTCTATCAACCGCCACTGCCCTACCTGATTCTCCCTCC is from Crateriforma conspicua and encodes:
- a CDS encoding EAL domain-containing protein; protein product: MSSVHNAAFDRLCQSTACIDDVWFLCGPTSVGDSVRHIAIDDDPFVIGRKAGTALRLQFRTVSGNHASLSVVDGRLMVRDLGSTNGTYLNGKRLESGLETQLKDEDLVHFAEAPFRIRRQSPTGVTAGTISENVCDQALALVQFDRLMSQRLVRPHFQPIVKLQEDDQVGFEVLGRGSVFGLESVGAMFRAAEQLNLEVELSRLLRWEGLRIGRDIPDDPTLYVNTHPKELDNIEALIASLPAVREMAGDMNLVLEIHEAAVTNPAAMQHLHATMKDLGIQLAYDDFGAGQARLAELIEARPEVVKFDISLIRGIDSADDNRFKMLQSLVTMVQDLDIRALAEGIETPEEAQACREIGFELAQGYHFGRPSPA
- a CDS encoding DoxX family protein; the encoded protein is MERWHQQGCESPHWSAFPPDLGIPGDAMAIASDRTAPPCCPSAAEHETNSGALPDRHAPSRTAAAPPNCSAAQRWIFTALGLMVGWHLAYEGIAKWLTPGWTSAGYLETASGPMAEMWQRLARSSDWVAWIDGLNIAALVLIGLCLMTGFAQRLAATVGMVLLLTYYSVRPPWTATDVGFASEGHYLLINKTLVEAMVLGLIAATPTSWTFSIWRLVRQSFAKYAAGVSVPASVNHDAPADSPQRRTIVKNLISIPVIGTMAFAIAKQHGWQSHEEDDLRRHVDGNSEPTVKVTQAADLSQLKRPIPAGKIGDIEIGRIICGGNLISGFAHSRDLIYVSQFLKNYFTSNKVLDTFWLCEQCGINTTAVSARPEPVALLQDYWKRGGTMKWIAPVYPQDDDYRSNIDFAIDNGASAAMIMGNVGDRWARAGKYDLMAKTIDYIKSRGVPAGLAGHELATVQDAEQHRCGADFYMKTLHCRDYWSWKPEQKKDKLIIDNYSVDNYWERTPEETIQYMESIDKPWIAFKTLAAGAVHPKKGFRYAFENGADFICVGMFDYQIIEDANILTAVLDDPKLNRRRRWIA
- a CDS encoding ATP-binding protein, whose product is MLGSLLCDDTFWPAEPTSLAETGLSESFIEALALKTINVAGTVSGRNTAERMGLPFRIVEPLMDLLRTRKLVAHVRPAPFNDYYYSLTEQGQKQTQAHLQHCSYVGPAPVPLQDYCLSVEAQAAGLDPIDRDQLAAAMADISYQNSLLDQLGPAVNSNTGLFLYGPPGNGKTTIARSLTGCLGQEIWIPHAILDDGNLIKLQDDAFHREAPVPEGNGQILKADEWDRRWMRIQRPTVVVGGELVMDNLEVRHDPRSNICEAPLQMKSNCGCLLIDDFGRQRIAPEELLNRWIVPLENKCDYLTLPTGKKIQIPFEQLIIFSTNINPDDLVDEAFLRRVPYKIFVDNPSPQELRILMKTVASRLGFPETPEAAEYLLEYYKRSSRPLRRCHPRDLLTQVANFCRYRKIPLTLRPEYLDQACKSYFSEL
- a CDS encoding protein kinase domain-containing protein yields the protein MTKTADSTRLIAPGYEPFSGYVLEEKIGEGGFGEVWRADAPGGIKKAVKFVFGATDENRGSRELKSLERIKGVHHPFLLTLDRFGIVNDQLVIVTELADGSLEEVFKRHCDRGSCGIPRKALLAYLHDAADALDYLHSKYQLQHLDIKPGNLLLVGGHVKVADFGLLKDLREADCSIVGGLTPTYAPPEVFDGRPSLHSDQYSLGVMYQELLTGSRPFNGRTIAQLATQHVHGSPNLNALPACDQPIVARALEKDPTRRFESCADFVDALRHVQSRAATASGMPAKASSAQTDPLSFGQNQPASVQDLPQLDSKVRSISGRITSHTLVVALGGTGASCLHDLRSRIAKLYSASPMDLHSVLIDTDAATIQATKLAEISDLIPQCHLVHTPLKSAMDYRREQHQRFGSISRRWIYNVPRNGRTEGMRPLGRLALVDHGETIRRTLVEAIDHLAAVCGERIPMVYVIGSVSGGTGGGMYLDVVHLLRNLLDQAGLENSKIVSLLSAAAMRGNPANPLLLHDTQATLQEMQHFMKPGNSYPGDAGAGFESLPAARSPLSDAYVITGPADEAEGIDPRETIVNYLWAAANGAHDLLEAARRGTEDATAGMPATHLRSVGAVRLGTVRALEEKLLAPALIRHLLLSWLGRPGEAKQLAKPVIDRLIKRSEMTREAIRNAMLGMYRADDDSRREWLMSLIRRLPEEALQSDQAIRNFLEPSISDATIPNAVSRLVASYVVAISREFMVRLHDRRLDITSAIEVTARLIDRCNELAQTESTNDSMLKAADAIDGGLSGNDPITERVNMACEIGRHVMSMKAESLTNQFFVELASQLQTMRNRLDGRAVLIAEGIQATSTDGKADANAWSEMPRELQVRFEPLLAELHESMVDQTLLAMLRSNQPGMNADTLVSTLSDAALPLVKNAVDATESAAEEQTLSPELSTTTPATLALSRTSSLQDQDVTSDSDLVSPTLTASFTAQQSNVSKDAQVRPETMVAKVRPGLLDCGGMQRLMLLVGSDAELQQLENRVKQAHEGSLTSVIILGITPMLIHEAQQVPMQRVLERLEVATGDPSVSNRLRSRADVDWSN
- a CDS encoding AraC family transcriptional regulator, which encodes MTNSPSPDGQSVRENFFAHHPDVRHVLRLFDHLPGTLFYAKDTQHRYVDANQRNLRDVFGLERLDQLLGKTDLDFQPVALAEAYHAEDRRVFSSGQIIANQIWLVPHVAGAPRWYVSTKTPVTNSQQHVVGLAGVMYPIETPEEQASFFRELLPAVRHLDQHYAESVSMSELAEMSGLSSTQFNTRFRTLFRMTPSEYLLSRRIQDAQDRLVGSSQSIADVGLAVGFFDQSHFTKRFRKYTGMTPKAYRKRFRDERS